The Candidatus Thorarchaeota archaeon genome window below encodes:
- a CDS encoding transcriptional repressor, whose product MKRLKDHGLRMTPQRAAILEILQRRGKSHPSFSEICEIVKAKHPSVSQSTVLNNLTTFEKLGIVRSFSFRGETHYEMNPTPHVNFVDTKGRIIDIDDEKVSQILHDLIRTVRERKGIEADNLLVIFESQKAHGK is encoded by the coding sequence ATGAAGCGACTCAAAGACCATGGACTACGGATGACCCCGCAACGGGCTGCGATATTGGAAATTCTACAGCGGCGAGGAAAGAGCCATCCATCATTCTCAGAAATTTGTGAAATCGTAAAGGCGAAGCATCCTAGCGTGAGCCAATCAACGGTCCTGAATAATCTCACGACGTTCGAAAAACTGGGAATCGTCCGTAGTTTTTCATTTCGTGGAGAGACCCATTATGAGATGAATCCCACCCCGCATGTGAACTTCGTTGATACAAAAGGAAGAATCATCGATATTGATGACGAGAAGGTTAGTCAAATCCTTCATGATCTCATTAGAACAGTGAGAGAACGGAAAGGGATTGAGGCAGACAATCTCCTGGTTATATTCGAGTCACAAAAAGCACACGGCAAATAG
- a CDS encoding DNA protection protein DPS (play a key role in DNA protection against oxidative stress by oxidizing Fe(II) to Fe(III); induced by iron depletion and hydrogen peroxide) gives MARVAREMVEKAGIDVDELLDLLVKNAAAELTTYYYYTILRANLIGLEGEGVKEIAEAARIEDRNHFEALVPRIYELGGELPENMVDFHNISACPPAKIPEDPTDVQAILEVLVAAERCAVRGYTKICNMTAGKDHRTYELSQAILNEEVEHESWFSEFLGEGPSGHFMRTGETSPFVRKFLPE, from the coding sequence ATGGCACGAGTTGCAAGAGAGATGGTTGAGAAGGCCGGCATCGATGTCGATGAACTTCTTGATCTTCTCGTCAAGAACGCTGCTGCTGAGCTTACAACGTACTACTACTACACCATTCTTAGAGCCAACCTGATTGGGCTCGAAGGTGAAGGAGTCAAGGAAATTGCTGAAGCAGCACGGATAGAAGATAGAAATCACTTCGAGGCGTTGGTCCCACGTATCTATGAACTAGGGGGCGAGCTACCCGAGAACATGGTGGATTTCCATAATATTTCTGCATGTCCACCGGCTAAGATTCCTGAAGATCCAACTGATGTCCAAGCTATTCTCGAAGTATTAGTCGCCGCCGAACGATGTGCGGTTAGAGGCTACACAAAAATCTGCAATATGACAGCAGGCAAAGACCACCGAACCTATGAGCTTTCACAAGCGATCCTCAACGAAGAGGTGGAACATGAGTCGTGGTTCTCTGAGTTTCTGGGTGAAGGGCCTTCAGGACACTTCATGCGGACCGGAGAGACCTCACCTTTCGTTAGGAAATTCTTACCAGAGTAG